The following coding sequences lie in one Pogoniulus pusillus isolate bPogPus1 chromosome 29, bPogPus1.pri, whole genome shotgun sequence genomic window:
- the E2F1 gene encoding transcription factor E2F1, with protein MAAAAAAGGAAGLAALLGSASPHLLIVSAAEEPAGGGHTDGDLLLFATPQPARPGAAPRRPALGRPPVKRKLNLETDHQYIAESLPAGRGKARNTAKGAKSPGEKSRYETSLNLTTKRFLELLSQSPDGVVDLNWAAEVLKVQKRRIYDITNVLEGIQLITKKSKNNIQWLGNQATVGAPSRHRLLEKELRELQVAERQLDDLIQMCSVQLRLLTEDPANQHAAYVTCQDLRSVVDPSEQMVMVIKAPPETQLQVSDPAEAFQVSVRSTQGPIDVFLCPEDSSGVCSPIKSPFKGPTEESSPSHSQPRASPLLHPAQDVNMSLLPGEQEALLPGTSAMPSKSPAEDVSLSPLASMDALLEQSREDFAGFMADEFINLSPPQAQDYHFGLEEGEGISELFDCDFGDFTPLDF; from the exons atggcggcggcggcggcggcgggaggcgCGGCGGGGCTGGCGGCGCTGCTGGGCAGCGCCTCCCCGCACCTCCTCATCGTCTCCGCCGCCGAGGAACCCGCGGGCGGCGGACACACCGACGGTGACCTTTTGCTTTTCGCCACGCCGCAACCCGCCCGGCCCGGAGCCGCGCCGAGACGGCCCGCGCTGGGCCGCCCGCCG gtgaagaggaagctgaactTGGAGACGGATCACCAGTACATAGCCGAGAGTCTGCCAGCGGGCCGGGGCAAGGCCAGGAACACTGCCAAAG GGGCAAAGTCTCCTGGGGAGAAGTCCCGCTATGAAACCTCGCTGAACCTCACCACCAAGcgcttcctggagctgctgagccagtCCCCTGATGGCGTGGTGGACCTCAACTGGGCGGCCGAGGTCCTTAAGGTGCAGAAGAGACGCATCTACGACATCACCAATGTCCTGGAGGGCATCCAGCTCATCACCAAGAAGTCCAAGAACAACATCCAATGGCT ggggAACCAGGCCACCGTGGGGGCCCCCAgccggcaccggttgctggagaaggagctgcGGGAGCTGCAGGTGGCCGAGCGGCAGCTGGACGACCTCATCCAGAtgtgctctgtgcagctgcGGCTGCTCACCGAGGACCCTGCCAACCAGCA CGCAGCCTACGTCACCTGCCAGGATCTCCGCAGCGTTGTGGACCCCTCAGAGCAAATGGTGATGGTTATTAAAGCCCCCCCGGAGACCCAGCTGCAGGTCTCGGACCCCGCAGAG gCTTTCCAGGTCTCTGTGCGAAGCACTCAGGGCCCCATCGACGTCTTCCTCTGCCCCGAGGACAGCTCAGGGGTCTGTAGTCCCATCAAGAGCCCCTTCAAAGGACCCACAGAGGAGTCATCTCCCAGCCACTCCCAACCCAGAGCCTCCCCACTCCTGCACCCTGCCCAGGACGTGAACATGTCGCTACTGCCCGGAGAACAAg AAGCgctgctgccagggaccagCGCCATGCCCAGCAAAAGCCCGGCGGAGGACGTGAGCCTGTCACCGCTGGCCTCCATGGATGccctcctggagcagagcagggaggactTCGCAGGCTTCATGGCGGATGAGTTCATCAACCTGTCGCCGCCGCAGGCACAGGACTACCACTTCGGGCTGGAGGAGGGCGAGGGCATCAGCGAGCTTTTCGACTGTGACTTTGGGGACTTCACGCCCTTGGACTTCTGA